The Mycoplasmopsis arginini genome contains the following window.
AAGGTTTTCCTACTATTTTACTTTGACCAACAACACCAATATTCATGTTTTCAAAATCTATATTATATTTTTTTAATAATATAATAATCCCTAAAGCAGTTGCTGGTAAGAATGATTTTTTATTTAAAACAAAGTTTGATTTTTGATTAACCTCATGTAGGCCATCGATATCTTTCTCTATTTTAATTTCATTTAATAAATCATTTATATTTTTAACATTATTTGTTTGTATTGGAAGTTGGATAATAAACCCGGTTGTTTCTTCATTTAACTTTTTAATAGCTTCTTTTATTGTTTTTTCTGTTGCATTTTCTTCTAATTTAATAAAATTTGTTTTTAATCCTAAAGAATGAGCGATATTTAATTTATGTTTTATATAAATATTTGACTCTTCAAGGTTTCCGACTTGTAAAATACCTAAAATTGGCAACTGACTATCTGCCAATGTTTTCAATTCATTCTTTATTTTTTCTTGAATTTCTTCTTTAGTTTTTTTACCATCTAATAATTTGTACATTACTATACTTTTCTAAATGCACCAGTTTTGCTTTGTACGTTAATTGATGTTGTATCTTTTAATGATCT
Protein-coding sequences here:
- a CDS encoding bifunctional 5,10-methylenetetrahydrofolate dehydrogenase/5,10-methenyltetrahydrofolate cyclohydrolase → MYKLLDGKKTKEEIQEKIKNELKTLADSQLPILGILQVGNLEESNIYIKHKLNIAHSLGLKTNFIKLEENATEKTIKEAIKKLNEETTGFIIQLPIQTNNVKNINDLLNEIKIEKDIDGLHEVNQKSNFVLNKKSFLPATALGIIILLKKYNIDFENMNIGVVGQSKIVGKP